Proteins from a single region of Catenulispora acidiphila DSM 44928:
- a CDS encoding CynX/NimT family MFS transporter, translating to MTISLDRPGTPGKHRRTPAAHGPREHVKALGTLEPLDTVDSLNTVDTLEPLDTLDTLDTLDALQALDTLERLGEPTEPADPGERQQQHLAGGALILAGIILVAANLRLGVSSTGPLLDQLRDRLHLGAGVVTLLPTLWVVIFAFAGPAGSWLARRHGAGSVLAASLAVLVAGSAVRGIPDVPGLLAGSVLAGTGIALGNVLLPVVVRTYFPHRIGAVTGIYSTMIALGSTVAAGIAVPLSNTLGGPSTGLGFWAIPALAGLALWMVSHPHRRRHDRTVAASGAARQAHIPLKSLAKSKLAWAMTVAFGLQSMSGYVVMGWIPTVLHDHGMSSAAAGTVLSVTFAVNAPLSFIVPLTAARLRSQRFLALVLGVVFGLGFVTLIIAPVSLAYLAAALIGVGMAAFPLVLTMIGLRGGTPEGTAALSAFSQSAGYLIAAMGPIMFGVLGHALHSWTVPLAVMVAVVLVQGVVAAYVGSPKRGTLISDSGDSGSMTPAGN from the coding sequence ATGACGATATCCCTGGACCGCCCCGGCACCCCGGGCAAGCACCGCCGCACCCCCGCCGCCCACGGTCCCCGCGAACACGTCAAAGCCCTCGGCACCCTCGAGCCTCTCGACACCGTCGACAGCCTCAACACCGTCGACACGCTCGAGCCCCTGGACACTCTGGACACCCTCGACACCCTCGACGCCCTCCAAGCCCTCGACACCCTCGAGCGCCTCGGCGAGCCCACCGAGCCCGCCGACCCCGGCGAGCGCCAGCAGCAGCACCTGGCCGGCGGCGCGCTGATCCTCGCCGGGATCATCCTGGTCGCGGCCAACCTGCGCCTCGGCGTCTCCTCGACCGGCCCGCTCCTGGACCAGCTCCGCGACCGCCTGCACCTCGGCGCCGGCGTCGTCACCCTGCTCCCCACCCTCTGGGTCGTGATCTTCGCCTTCGCCGGTCCCGCCGGCTCCTGGCTGGCCCGCCGCCACGGCGCGGGCTCCGTTCTGGCCGCAAGCCTGGCCGTCCTGGTCGCCGGCTCGGCGGTCCGCGGCATCCCGGACGTGCCCGGCCTGCTGGCCGGCTCGGTCCTGGCCGGCACCGGCATCGCGCTGGGCAACGTCCTGCTGCCGGTCGTGGTGCGCACCTACTTCCCGCACCGCATCGGCGCCGTCACCGGCATCTACTCCACGATGATCGCCCTGGGCTCGACCGTGGCCGCCGGCATCGCGGTCCCGCTGTCCAACACCCTCGGCGGACCGTCCACCGGCTTGGGCTTCTGGGCCATCCCGGCGCTGGCGGGCCTCGCGCTGTGGATGGTCAGCCACCCGCACCGCCGCCGCCACGACCGCACGGTCGCCGCGTCCGGTGCCGCGCGGCAGGCCCACATCCCGCTGAAGTCGCTGGCCAAGTCCAAGCTGGCGTGGGCCATGACCGTCGCCTTCGGCCTGCAGAGCATGTCCGGCTACGTCGTCATGGGCTGGATCCCGACGGTCCTGCACGACCACGGCATGTCCTCCGCCGCCGCCGGCACCGTGCTGAGCGTGACCTTCGCGGTCAACGCCCCGCTGTCCTTCATCGTGCCGCTGACCGCCGCGCGGCTGCGCAGCCAGCGCTTTCTCGCCCTGGTCCTCGGCGTGGTCTTCGGGCTCGGCTTCGTCACACTGATCATCGCCCCGGTCTCGCTGGCCTACCTCGCCGCGGCCCTGATCGGCGTCGGCATGGCGGCCTTCCCGCTGGTCCTGACGATGATCGGGCTGCGCGGCGGCACGCCGGAGGGCACCGCGGCGCTGTCCGCGTTCTCCCAGTCCGCCGGCTACCTCATCGCCGCGATGGGCCCGATCATGTTCGGCGTCCTCGGGCATGCCCTGCACAGCTGGACCGTCCCGCTGGCCGTCATGGTGGCCGTCGTCCTCGTGCAGGGAGTGGTCGCGGCATACGTCGGTTCACCCAAGCGCGGCACGTTGATCAGCGACTCCGGGGACTCCGGCTCGATGACACCCGCCGGGAACTGA
- a CDS encoding fumarate hydratase yields the protein MPDFEYADLLPTGPDETPYRLLTTGGVSTVEAGGRTFLQVEPEALRLLTETAMHDIAHYLRPGHLQQLRNILDDPEASPNDRFVALDLLKNVNISAGGILPMCQDTGTAIVMGKRGQQVLTAGGDEAHIARGVFDAYTRLNLRYSQMAPLTMWDEKNTGSNLPAQVELYATDGDAYKFLFMAKGGGSANKSYLYQETKAILNPKAMLKFLEEKIRSLGTAACPPYHLAIVIGGTSAEFALKTAKYASARYLDTMPKQGSITAHGFRDLELEAEVLELTRRIGIGAQFGGKYFCHDVRVIRLPRHGASLPVAMAVSCSADRQALGKITRDGVFLEQLEFEPGHFLPETTDEHLDDDVVRVDLTRPMPEIRSELSKYPVKTRLALTGTLVVARDIAHAKIKERLDAGEPMPQYMKDHPVYYAGPAKTPEGYASGSFGPTTAGRMDSYVAQFQAAGGSMVMLAKGNRSKQVTDACAQHGGFYLGSIGGPAARLAQDCIKKVEVLEYAELGMEAVWRIEVEDFPAFIVVDDKGNDFFADTTGPVMRIGSKPATA from the coding sequence ATGCCTGACTTCGAGTACGCCGACCTCCTCCCGACGGGGCCGGACGAGACCCCGTACCGCCTGCTCACGACCGGGGGCGTCAGCACCGTCGAGGCCGGCGGGCGCACGTTCCTGCAGGTCGAGCCGGAGGCGCTGCGGCTGCTCACGGAGACCGCGATGCACGACATCGCGCACTACCTGCGGCCCGGGCACCTGCAGCAGCTGCGGAACATCCTGGACGACCCCGAGGCCTCGCCGAACGACCGGTTCGTGGCGCTGGACCTGCTGAAGAACGTCAACATCTCGGCCGGCGGGATCCTGCCGATGTGCCAGGACACCGGCACCGCGATCGTCATGGGCAAGCGCGGGCAGCAGGTCCTGACCGCCGGCGGCGACGAGGCGCACATCGCGCGCGGCGTCTTCGACGCCTACACCCGGCTGAACCTGCGCTATTCACAGATGGCGCCGCTGACGATGTGGGACGAGAAGAACACCGGCTCGAACCTGCCGGCGCAGGTCGAGCTGTACGCCACGGACGGGGACGCGTACAAGTTCCTGTTCATGGCCAAGGGCGGCGGCTCGGCGAACAAGTCGTACCTGTATCAGGAGACGAAGGCGATCCTGAACCCCAAGGCGATGCTGAAGTTTCTCGAGGAGAAGATCCGCTCCCTGGGGACCGCGGCGTGCCCGCCCTACCACCTGGCGATCGTCATCGGCGGCACATCGGCGGAGTTCGCGCTGAAGACCGCCAAGTACGCCTCCGCGCGCTACCTGGACACCATGCCGAAGCAGGGCTCGATCACCGCCCACGGCTTCCGCGACCTGGAGCTGGAGGCCGAGGTCCTGGAGCTGACGCGGCGCATCGGCATCGGCGCCCAGTTCGGCGGCAAGTACTTCTGCCACGACGTGCGCGTGATCCGCCTGCCCCGGCACGGCGCCTCGCTCCCGGTGGCGATGGCCGTCTCCTGCTCGGCCGACCGCCAGGCCCTGGGCAAGATCACCCGCGACGGCGTCTTCCTGGAGCAGCTGGAGTTCGAACCCGGCCACTTCCTCCCGGAAACCACCGACGAGCACCTGGACGACGACGTGGTCCGCGTGGACCTCACCCGCCCGATGCCCGAGATCCGCTCAGAACTGTCGAAGTACCCGGTCAAGACCCGCCTGGCCCTCACCGGCACCCTGGTCGTCGCCCGCGACATCGCCCACGCCAAGATCAAGGAACGCCTCGACGCCGGCGAACCCATGCCGCAGTACATGAAGGACCACCCGGTCTACTACGCCGGCCCAGCCAAAACCCCCGAGGGCTACGCCTCCGGCTCCTTCGGCCCCACCACCGCCGGCCGCATGGACTCCTACGTAGCGCAATTCCAAGCCGCCGGCGGCTCAATGGTGATGCTCGCAAAGGGCAACCGCTCCAAGCAGGTCACCGACGCCTGCGCCCAACACGGCGGCTTCTACCTCGGCTCCATCGGCGGCCCCGCAGCCCGCCTGGCACAGGACTGCATCAAGAAGGTCGAGGTGCTCGAGTACGCCGAGCTCGGCATGGAAGCCGTATGGCGAATCGAGGTCGAGGACTTCCCGGCGTTCATCGTGGTCGATGACAAGGGGAATGACTTCTTCGCCGACACGACCGGACCGGTGATGCGGATCGGGAGCAAGCCGGCGACCGCGTGA
- a CDS encoding SLATT domain-containing protein, which translates to MASTSSQNRQAAVAVGPVEQLLDFNQKLFTLESEYIRARRYYFTRTFLVTFIFLGSFADYIATVSTYRHVDLAPVNRIVIPFILLSIAVLVAYLTYQDSLSEDRKYAPRRLYEVQLDIGILKEKRRLFSATLNLDLELRQFAYKDEIPAKLITLRREADYYRRVNNILQAIIIIGSLATSTLAGMGGTAAWHRWVTVGSSFSVGVAAGFVGYFKFKEKNFYLQQTADQVEQEVTAFDLRIDQYLQKEDAEALMLLSQRVEALVNEQRKRQQQLDQPTDNPSKQG; encoded by the coding sequence TTGGCGTCCACCAGCTCGCAGAATCGTCAGGCGGCCGTTGCCGTCGGGCCCGTCGAACAACTCCTCGATTTCAATCAAAAGCTGTTCACTCTCGAGTCGGAGTACATCCGGGCACGCCGCTACTATTTTACTCGCACTTTCCTGGTTACATTCATTTTCCTTGGCTCGTTTGCCGACTATATCGCCACAGTCTCCACATATCGCCATGTCGATCTGGCACCAGTAAATCGGATCGTCATCCCGTTCATTCTCCTGAGCATTGCAGTCTTAGTGGCCTACCTCACCTACCAAGACAGCTTGTCAGAAGATAGAAAATACGCCCCACGAAGGCTGTACGAAGTTCAGCTGGACATCGGCATTCTCAAGGAGAAGCGTCGACTGTTCTCTGCGACCTTGAATCTAGATCTCGAGCTGCGGCAATTTGCCTACAAGGACGAGATCCCAGCAAAGCTGATAACGCTTCGCAGAGAGGCGGATTACTATCGCCGAGTCAACAACATCCTGCAAGCAATCATCATCATCGGGTCATTGGCCACCTCTACGCTAGCCGGGATGGGCGGGACCGCAGCGTGGCATCGATGGGTGACGGTCGGGTCCAGCTTTTCAGTCGGCGTCGCGGCAGGTTTCGTCGGCTATTTCAAGTTCAAGGAAAAGAACTTCTACCTTCAGCAAACCGCCGATCAGGTGGAGCAAGAAGTCACCGCATTCGATCTTCGAATAGATCAATACCTCCAGAAGGAGGATGCCGAGGCACTCATGCTGCTATCACAACGCGTCGAGGCACTGGTAAATGAACAGCGGAAGCGACAACAGCAACTCGACCAACCGACGGACAATCCCAGCAAACAAGGGTAG
- a CDS encoding NUDIX domain-containing protein, translating to MRERIWTFIGKHAGGVQWRILWVSQPKFIVGVSGLVRNEHGQVLLIKGRMWKPSRPWGLVTGYAKGGETWDQTVVREAHEETGYVVKTRPEPVALVTGFKLRAEAVFLGEFIGGTYRPDPKEVLDAGFFDIDALPDGLLPSHGDLIHQYRHWFKGDDHNGRAHAEREAGRDHGAEAGDL from the coding sequence ATGCGAGAGCGAATCTGGACGTTCATCGGGAAGCACGCTGGGGGCGTGCAATGGCGGATTCTGTGGGTCAGCCAACCCAAGTTCATCGTTGGCGTGTCCGGGCTCGTCAGGAACGAGCACGGGCAAGTTCTTCTGATTAAGGGCCGCATGTGGAAGCCCTCAAGGCCGTGGGGGTTGGTCACGGGCTACGCCAAGGGTGGCGAGACCTGGGATCAGACCGTGGTCCGCGAAGCACACGAGGAAACCGGCTACGTGGTGAAGACGCGACCTGAGCCGGTCGCACTGGTGACCGGGTTCAAGCTCCGCGCCGAAGCTGTCTTCCTCGGCGAATTCATCGGAGGCACCTACCGGCCGGACCCCAAAGAGGTTCTCGACGCCGGGTTCTTCGACATCGACGCGCTACCTGACGGCTTGCTGCCATCACATGGAGACCTGATCCATCAGTATCGCCATTGGTTCAAGGGGGATGATCACAACGGGCGTGCTCATGCCGAACGAGAAGCTGGCCGGGACCACGGAGCAGAAGCGGGAGATCTTTGA
- a CDS encoding phosphonate degradation HD-domain oxygenase → MSTPEEVVDQIAALFSGEGGAEYLGEPVTQAQHMLQAAALAERDGAAPALVAAALLHDVGHFTGAVHGRDLMAGRDNRHSHQGADWLGAWFGPEVTEPVRLHVAAKRYLCAAEPGYFAKLSEASVYTLSVQGGPMSEQEAAEFEAGPHAADAVRLRRWDEAAKEPGADDPGFEHYRQLLAALVRGSSMTPST, encoded by the coding sequence GTGAGCACCCCTGAAGAGGTCGTGGACCAGATCGCCGCCCTGTTCTCCGGCGAGGGCGGCGCCGAATACCTCGGCGAGCCGGTCACCCAGGCGCAGCACATGCTGCAGGCGGCGGCGCTGGCCGAGCGGGACGGCGCGGCACCGGCGCTCGTCGCGGCCGCGCTGCTGCACGACGTCGGCCACTTCACCGGCGCGGTGCACGGCCGGGATCTGATGGCCGGCCGCGACAACCGGCACAGCCACCAGGGCGCGGACTGGCTCGGGGCGTGGTTCGGGCCGGAGGTCACCGAGCCGGTACGGCTGCACGTCGCCGCGAAGCGCTACCTGTGCGCGGCCGAGCCCGGCTACTTCGCGAAGCTGTCCGAGGCGTCGGTGTACACGCTGTCGGTGCAGGGCGGTCCGATGTCGGAGCAGGAGGCCGCAGAGTTCGAGGCCGGTCCGCACGCGGCTGACGCGGTGCGGCTGCGGCGCTGGGACGAGGCCGCGAAGGAGCCCGGCGCCGACGATCCGGGGTTCGAGCACTACCGGCAGCTGTTGGCGGCGCTGGTTCGCGGTAGCTCGATGACGCCGAGCACTTGA
- a CDS encoding bifunctional 4-hydroxy-2-oxoglutarate aldolase/2-dehydro-3-deoxy-phosphogluconate aldolase, which produces MTFDLPHPDFRAQLAAEPVIAVVRASSIPDAAALCAALAGGGITCTELTFSTPDVVPHLRAAVAAGHRIGAGTVLTAAQAREAIDAGVSFLVTPGLRPEVAEVAHEAGVPIVLGALTPTEVAQALDLGTAAVKIFPAKAFGPGYFKDLRGPYPGLPLVASGGVNAGNAADFLANGALAVCAGTDVVPPDIVAAGDWPEITRRARAFVTALRRPA; this is translated from the coding sequence ATGACTTTCGACCTTCCCCATCCGGACTTCCGCGCCCAGTTGGCCGCCGAACCGGTCATAGCCGTGGTCCGGGCATCATCGATCCCTGATGCGGCGGCGTTGTGCGCGGCGCTGGCCGGCGGCGGCATCACGTGCACCGAGCTCACGTTCAGCACTCCCGACGTGGTCCCGCACCTGCGCGCGGCCGTCGCCGCCGGACACCGCATCGGAGCCGGGACCGTCCTCACCGCCGCGCAGGCGCGGGAGGCGATCGACGCGGGCGTCTCGTTCCTCGTCACTCCCGGCCTGCGGCCCGAGGTCGCCGAAGTCGCGCACGAGGCGGGGGTTCCGATCGTGCTGGGAGCACTGACGCCGACCGAGGTCGCGCAGGCTCTCGACCTCGGCACGGCGGCCGTGAAGATCTTCCCCGCCAAGGCATTCGGTCCTGGCTACTTCAAAGACCTGCGCGGACCGTATCCGGGACTGCCGCTGGTCGCCTCCGGAGGCGTCAACGCCGGCAACGCCGCCGACTTCCTCGCGAACGGAGCACTCGCGGTATGTGCGGGCACTGATGTCGTGCCGCCAGACATCGTGGCCGCCGGCGACTGGCCCGAGATCACGCGCCGCGCGCGGGCGTTCGTCACCGCGCTGCGCCGTCCGGCGTGA
- a CDS encoding N-acyl-D-amino-acid deacylase family protein — translation MADLVFRGATVVDGTGADRYRADVTVTDGFISAINAISTVSAISATAADQHPTASRVIDADGLVLSPGFIDMHAHSDLRTLVERDHPSRVTQGVTCEVLGQDGLSYAPVDDTTLPALRRQIAGWNGDPDGFAWDWRTVGEYLDRLDQGIAVNACYLVPHGTVRMLAMGWDNREPDRAELDRMRELVAQGMREGAVGMSSGLSYTPGMYAATDELIELCEVVAAYGGYHSPHQRSYGAGALDGYAEMIEISRRSDCPLHLAHATMNFSVNAGRAAEFLELVDTAMTEGCDISLDTYPYLPGSTTLAALLPSWSAEGGPDATLARLADPVSRERIRRDVEERGSDGNHGMVIDWRTIQISGVRDSALSGVVGQNLAEIAADRAVTGTEVFFDLLSADRLGTTILHHVGNEENVRAIMRHRAHTVGSDGLLVGARPHPRAWGTFPRYLSHYSRDLKVLTLEETITRMTGRPARRLRLDRRGVIRVGHHADLVLFDPQTVHDTATFEQPRQAAEGIVEVLVNGVSVLKDGKPTGALPGRALRRTEQGVSAL, via the coding sequence ATGGCCGACCTGGTCTTCCGCGGCGCGACCGTCGTCGACGGCACGGGAGCCGACCGCTACCGCGCCGACGTCACCGTCACCGACGGCTTCATCAGCGCGATCAACGCCATCAGCACCGTCAGCGCCATCAGCGCCACCGCCGCCGACCAGCACCCGACCGCCTCCCGCGTCATCGACGCCGACGGCCTCGTCCTGTCTCCCGGCTTCATCGACATGCACGCGCACTCCGACCTGCGCACCCTCGTCGAACGCGACCACCCCTCGCGCGTCACGCAAGGCGTCACCTGCGAAGTCCTCGGCCAGGACGGCCTGTCCTACGCCCCGGTCGACGACACCACGCTGCCCGCCCTGCGCCGCCAGATCGCCGGCTGGAACGGCGACCCCGACGGCTTCGCCTGGGACTGGCGCACCGTCGGCGAGTACCTGGACCGACTGGATCAGGGTATTGCGGTCAACGCCTGCTATCTCGTGCCGCACGGCACGGTCCGCATGCTCGCGATGGGCTGGGACAACCGCGAACCGGACCGCGCTGAACTGGACCGCATGCGCGAACTGGTCGCACAGGGCATGCGCGAAGGCGCGGTCGGCATGTCCAGCGGCCTGTCCTACACCCCGGGCATGTACGCCGCCACCGACGAGCTGATCGAACTCTGCGAAGTCGTCGCCGCGTACGGCGGCTACCACTCGCCGCACCAACGCTCCTACGGCGCCGGTGCGCTCGACGGCTACGCCGAGATGATCGAGATCTCGCGCCGCTCCGACTGCCCGTTACACCTGGCGCACGCAACCATGAACTTCAGCGTCAATGCCGGGCGCGCCGCCGAGTTCCTGGAGCTGGTCGACACCGCCATGACAGAGGGCTGCGACATCAGCCTCGACACCTATCCCTACCTGCCGGGCTCCACGACGCTGGCGGCGCTGCTGCCGAGCTGGTCCGCCGAGGGCGGTCCGGACGCGACGCTCGCGCGGCTGGCCGATCCGGTGTCCCGTGAGCGGATCCGGCGCGATGTCGAGGAACGCGGCAGCGACGGCAACCACGGCATGGTCATCGACTGGCGCACGATCCAGATCTCCGGCGTGCGCGACTCCGCGCTGTCCGGCGTCGTCGGCCAGAACCTGGCGGAAATCGCCGCCGACCGCGCGGTGACCGGCACCGAGGTGTTCTTCGACCTGCTCAGCGCCGACCGGCTCGGGACCACGATCCTGCACCACGTCGGCAACGAGGAGAACGTGCGCGCCATCATGCGCCACCGCGCGCACACCGTCGGCAGCGACGGCTTGCTGGTCGGAGCCCGGCCGCATCCCCGCGCCTGGGGCACGTTCCCGCGCTATCTCAGTCACTACAGCCGCGATCTCAAAGTCCTGACACTGGAGGAGACGATCACACGGATGACCGGCCGCCCGGCCCGGCGCCTGCGGCTCGACCGGCGCGGCGTCATCCGCGTCGGCCACCACGCGGACCTGGTGCTGTTCGATCCGCAGACAGTGCACGACACAGCGACCTTCGAGCAGCCGCGCCAAGCTGCCGAAGGAATCGTCGAGGTGCTGGTCAACGGCGTGTCGGTACTGAAAGACGGAAAGCCCACCGGGGCACTCCCGGGGCGGGCGTTGCGACGTACAGAGCAGGGGGTATCAGCGTTATGA
- a CDS encoding alanine racemase, translating to MVHQTFGSRTASAGIDRTAVAALADEHLDWRFKALPPQAWDRTAHAYVASGPRLSDLGTPLLTLDAGALDHNLRTMAAWCHEAGVALAPHGKTTMAPSLWQAQLDAGAIGITLANLPQLRVARAFGVQRLMLANALLDPAGLAWIAAELNADPDFAFVSWADSVETVTRMDAALRAAGVGSGPDPETDRPIEVLVELGGAGGRTGARSITEAEDVARAIQAAPTLKLAGIAGYEGALAHDASAESLETVRHYLRDLAELHRRLAAGYETDHAVVTAGGSAYFDTVAEILQPAATESGAEVVLRSGAYVIHDDGHYRKISPLSRDTTTAKTPFRAAMHGWARVVSHPEPQLSLLDAGKRDFPFDEGLPTPQIVQGGAGAAAGVVTALNDQHTFLRDAGETAPIGAVVRFGLSHPCTALDKWTLIPVLDDADSADPQIVDLVRTFF from the coding sequence ATGGTCCACCAGACGTTCGGCAGCCGCACCGCGAGCGCCGGCATCGACCGGACCGCCGTCGCCGCTCTCGCCGACGAGCACCTCGACTGGCGCTTCAAAGCCCTGCCGCCGCAAGCCTGGGACCGCACCGCGCACGCCTACGTAGCCTCGGGCCCGCGCCTGTCCGACCTGGGCACGCCGCTCCTGACCCTCGACGCCGGCGCCCTGGACCACAACCTGCGCACCATGGCCGCCTGGTGCCACGAAGCCGGCGTCGCCCTCGCCCCGCACGGCAAGACGACGATGGCGCCCTCGCTCTGGCAGGCGCAGCTCGACGCCGGCGCGATCGGCATCACGCTCGCCAACCTCCCGCAGCTCCGCGTCGCCCGCGCCTTCGGCGTCCAGCGCCTCATGCTCGCCAACGCCCTCCTCGACCCGGCGGGTCTGGCATGGATCGCCGCCGAGTTGAACGCCGATCCCGACTTCGCCTTCGTCTCGTGGGCGGACTCGGTCGAGACCGTCACCCGTATGGACGCCGCCTTGCGCGCCGCAGGTGTCGGCAGCGGTCCCGATCCCGAGACCGACCGCCCGATCGAGGTCCTCGTCGAACTCGGCGGCGCCGGCGGACGCACCGGAGCGCGCAGCATCACAGAGGCCGAAGACGTCGCGCGCGCCATCCAAGCCGCACCCACGCTGAAGCTCGCCGGTATCGCAGGATACGAAGGCGCCCTCGCCCACGACGCTTCCGCCGAAAGCCTCGAGACCGTTCGCCACTACCTCCGCGACCTCGCCGAACTGCACCGCCGACTCGCGGCGGGCTACGAGACCGACCACGCCGTCGTCACCGCGGGCGGCAGCGCCTACTTCGACACCGTCGCCGAGATCCTGCAACCGGCGGCCACCGAATCAGGAGCCGAAGTCGTCCTGCGCTCCGGCGCCTACGTCATCCACGACGACGGCCACTACCGCAAGATCTCGCCGCTCTCTCGCGACACCACGACCGCCAAAACCCCTTTCCGAGCAGCGATGCACGGCTGGGCCCGCGTCGTGTCCCACCCCGAACCACAGCTCTCGCTCCTCGACGCTGGCAAGCGCGACTTCCCCTTCGACGAAGGCCTGCCGACGCCGCAGATCGTCCAAGGCGGCGCCGGGGCAGCCGCCGGCGTCGTCACCGCGCTGAACGACCAACACACGTTCCTGCGCGACGCCGGCGAGACCGCTCCCATCGGCGCCGTCGTCCGCTTCGGTCTCTCGCATCCGTGCACCGCGCTCGACAAATGGACCCTGATCCCCGTCCTCGACGACGCCGACAGCGCCGACCCGCAGATCGTCGATCTGGTGAGGACGTTCTTCTGA
- a CDS encoding sugar kinase: MVTPWAVCVGESMAALLPDVPGPLDGVESFAVSAGGAESNVACALRALGVPSAWISRVGDDGFGRRLVGEVTARGVDTSGVAVDPLRPTGLYLKETGGSTRDGDLGTGRSKLHYYRAGSAASAMSAATLRDPAVERLVDGARLVHLTGITPALSETCLDMVRALLDAPRGQRLVSFDLNLRPVLWRDRDAGVLREFVNAADVALLGADEAEIAFGTGDPAKLRALFPGPTTIVVKDAERVVTALTAKGAVSEPALTVDVVEPTGAGDAFAAGYLAGTLHGFDERRRLRLGHLAAASALVAQGDVGELGDLSRLADADAGGSAGAAEDDGQWSAATVAALLDAPEEQWRATRISADGIAFGGLR; this comes from the coding sequence ATGGTGACGCCGTGGGCGGTGTGCGTCGGCGAGTCGATGGCGGCGCTGTTGCCGGACGTGCCGGGACCGTTGGACGGCGTCGAATCGTTCGCGGTCTCGGCGGGCGGCGCGGAGTCGAACGTGGCGTGCGCGCTGCGTGCGCTGGGCGTGCCGAGCGCGTGGATCAGCCGGGTCGGCGACGACGGCTTCGGACGTCGGCTGGTCGGCGAGGTGACGGCGCGCGGCGTGGACACCTCGGGCGTCGCGGTCGATCCCCTGCGCCCGACCGGGCTGTACCTGAAGGAGACCGGCGGATCGACGCGCGACGGGGACCTCGGCACGGGTCGCAGCAAGCTGCATTACTACCGCGCGGGCTCGGCGGCGTCAGCGATGTCGGCCGCGACGCTGCGCGATCCCGCGGTCGAGCGGCTGGTGGACGGCGCGCGGCTGGTGCACCTGACGGGCATCACGCCGGCGCTGTCGGAGACGTGCCTGGACATGGTGCGTGCGCTGCTCGACGCACCGCGCGGCCAGCGGCTGGTCAGCTTCGACCTGAACTTGCGCCCGGTACTGTGGCGCGACCGCGACGCGGGAGTGCTGCGGGAGTTCGTGAACGCGGCCGACGTCGCGCTGCTGGGTGCGGACGAGGCGGAAATCGCTTTCGGCACAGGCGATCCGGCGAAACTCAGGGCACTGTTTCCCGGTCCGACGACGATCGTGGTGAAGGACGCCGAGCGGGTGGTCACCGCGCTCACAGCGAAGGGCGCCGTGTCCGAGCCCGCGCTGACGGTCGACGTGGTCGAGCCGACCGGCGCAGGCGACGCCTTCGCGGCCGGCTACCTGGCCGGCACCCTGCACGGCTTCGACGAGCGCCGACGCCTGCGACTCGGCCACCTGGCTGCCGCCTCGGCGCTGGTGGCGCAGGGCGATGTGGGGGAGTTGGGGGATCTGAGTCGGCTTGCTGATGCGGATGCCGGTGGTTCTGCTGGCGCGGCCGAGGACGACGGTCAATGGTCGGCGGCGACGGTCGCGGCACTGCTGGACGCCCCGGAGGAGCAGTGGCGCGCGACGCGGATTTCGGCCGATGGCATCGCGTTCGGCGGGCTGAGGTGA
- a CDS encoding IclR family transcriptional regulator: protein MSQTVSRALRLLSELGEGERSLDQLAEVIGVHKTTVLRLLQSLEADRFVYRDADYRYHLGAGLFALSSLAMEQRGIRRVAAPHLAALNAATGQTVHLAAYEGGEVVYIDKYDSRHKVRMYSRIGLHAGLHNTAVAKVLLADLPVGERRRVVAGVEFVPHTPNTIVSAPQLLAELETVAAQGWAQDHAEHETFINCVGAPVRDASGRAVAAVSISVPDVVLPYEQVLELVPQLLDTVRAISADAGAP from the coding sequence ATGAGCCAGACCGTCAGCCGTGCCCTGCGCCTGCTCTCCGAGCTGGGTGAGGGCGAGCGTTCGTTGGATCAGTTGGCCGAGGTGATCGGTGTGCATAAGACCACCGTGCTGCGGTTGTTGCAGTCGCTGGAGGCCGATCGCTTCGTTTATCGCGATGCCGACTATCGGTACCACCTCGGTGCTGGGCTGTTCGCGTTGTCCAGTCTGGCGATGGAGCAGCGGGGTATTCGGCGGGTTGCTGCGCCTCATCTGGCGGCTTTGAATGCGGCGACCGGGCAGACCGTGCACCTCGCTGCGTATGAGGGTGGCGAGGTCGTCTACATCGACAAATACGACTCGCGGCACAAGGTTCGGATGTACTCGCGGATCGGGTTGCATGCTGGGCTGCACAACACTGCTGTGGCGAAAGTGCTGCTGGCGGATCTGCCGGTTGGGGAGCGGCGGCGGGTTGTCGCGGGGGTCGAGTTCGTGCCGCATACGCCGAACACCATCGTTTCGGCGCCGCAGTTGCTCGCTGAGCTGGAGACGGTGGCCGCGCAGGGGTGGGCGCAGGATCACGCCGAGCACGAGACCTTCATCAACTGCGTCGGCGCGCCGGTGCGGGACGCGTCCGGGCGGGCTGTGGCGGCGGTGTCGATCTCTGTGCCGGACGTCGTGTTGCCCTACGAACAGGTGCTGGAACTGGTGCCACAGCTGCTGGACACCGTGCGTGCCATCTCCGCCGACGCCGGCGCCCCCTGA